The following are encoded together in the Bombus huntii isolate Logan2020A unplaced genomic scaffold, iyBomHunt1.1 ctg00000083.1, whole genome shotgun sequence genome:
- the LOC126876564 gene encoding omega-amidase NIT2-A-like — protein sequence MPEIECDKLYNTCTIWGPGGTLIARHRKVHLFDIDIPNKITFRESDSLSPGNSLTTFDVKGCKIGIGICYDIRFEEMARIYRNKGCQMLIYPAAFNMTTGPLHWSLLQRFRANDNQLYVACISPARVP from the exons atgcctgaaatagagtgcgataaattgtacaatacctgtactatttggggtcccggtggaactttgatagcaagacaccgaaag gtacatctattcgacatcgacattcctaataagattacttttcgagagagtgattcactcagtcctggtaactccctaacgacgttcgatgtgaagggctgcaaaataggtattggcatttgctatgatattagattcgaggaaatggcacgcatttatcggaacaaag gttgccaaatgctgatatatccagcggcattcaatatgaccactggaccactgcactggtcattacttcagcgtttcagagcgaatgataatcaattatacgttgcctgcatatcaccggctcgtgttccttaa
- the LOC126876550 gene encoding uncharacterized protein LOC126876550, producing MTSEDELISLRRRRGYCSGRFTYVSNRLDEYEQSERQQNSLLTNYEKQLTEAASQFEAIQLELEVLDEEEQARGFEIRNQYVPVDIKLQNLLRNAQAASPSTSINLPTCASSASLNPIAIKLPDLRLPTFDGSLEKWNTFYDTFSSKIEKNPSLTDIQKFHYLQSALQGEAADCLNALPLSNVNYSQAIAVLKESFECPRYTAFSHCMAIIDYPRITKESPTELRRLVHTFKQHIYALNKLGESYPDTSAMLNSLILSKIPLSIQKQWEMTLPNNEVPPYIHLLNFLERLARSSRPITTVKQTRESPEQTTPVRQRAP from the coding sequence ATGACAAGCGAAGATGAACTCATCTCCCTGCGTCGGAGACGAGGCTATTGTAGCGGCCGATTCACATACGTATCGAACCGACTGGACGAGTACGAGCAATCCGAGCGTCAGCAAAACTCCTTGTTAACGAACTACGAGAAACAACTGACCGAAGCTGCGAGTCAATTCGAAGCGATCCAACTCGAGTTAGAAGTATTAGACGAGGAGGAACAAGCGCGCGGCTTCGAAATAAGGAATCAGTACGTCCCGGTAGACATAAAGCTACAAAATCTTCTGAGGAACGCGCAAGCAGCATCGCCGTCGACATCCATAAACCTTCCAACCTGTGCATCATCCGCTAGTTTAAATCCGATAGCCATTAAATTACCAGATCTTCGGCTCCCTACTTTTGACGGAAGCTTAGAGAAATGGAACACGTTTTATGATACCTTTTCTTCCAAAATCGAAAAAAATCCTAGTCTCACGGATATACAGAAATTCCATTACCTGCAGTCCGCCCTGCAAGGAGAAGCAGCCGATTGTTTAAACGCGTTACCCCTTAGTAATGTAAACTACAGTCAGGCTATAGCCGTTCTCAAGGAGAGTTTCGAATGTCCACGATACACAGCTTTCAGTCATTGCATGGCAATAATTGATTATCCAAGGATAACCAAAGAATCTCCAACGGAATTAAGGCGCTTAGTCCACACATTTAAACAACACATATATGCATTGAACAAATTAGGAGAATCCTACCCCGATACCAGTGCTATGCTCAACAGCCTCATCCTCTCGAAAATACCACTAAGTATCCAAAAACAATGGGAAATGACGCTGCCCAATAACGAGGTGCCTCCGTACATTCATTTACTAAACTTCCTAGAGAGATTAGCACGAAGCTCCAGACCGATCACCACGGTCAAACAAACAAGAGAATCACCGGAACAAACTACTCCGGTCCGTCAACGCGCACCATGA